A stretch of Silene latifolia isolate original U9 population unplaced genomic scaffold, ASM4854445v1 scaffold_382, whole genome shotgun sequence DNA encodes these proteins:
- the LOC141639419 gene encoding hyoscyamine 6-dioxygenase-like produces MATFLLSCNARNQVPETYVWPSEMTPVCEGNAELPIIDFHEEKNLVKRMMKTIHEFGCFQVINHGIPIDLMNDAITMFKEVHNLPLEEIAKINKEQDQQNPVCQIYKSSVNFDREQIHYWRNVMRQCCHPLEKCVEFWPKKPEKYRYIQ; encoded by the exons ATGGCAACTTTCCTCTTAAGCTGCAATGCTCGAAACCAAGTGCCCGAGACTTATGTATGGCCTTCAGAAATGACACCAG TTTGCGAGGGGAATGCTGAATTACCTATTATCGATTTCCATGAAGAAAAGAATTTAGTGAAACGCATGATGAAGACGATTCATGAATTTGGTTGTTTTCAG GTAATCAACCATGGGATTCCAATAGACCTAATGAATGATGCCATAACAATGTTCAAAGAAGTTCATAATTTACCTCTAGAGgaaattgcaaaaataaataaagaacaagacCAACAGAATCCAGTGTGCCAAATTTACAAAAGCAGTGTAAACTTTGATAGAGAGCAAATTCACTATTGGAGAAATGTTATGAGGCAATGTTGTCATCCCTTGGAGAAATGTGTTGAGTTTTGGCCTAAGAAGCCAGAAAAATACAGGTATATTCAGTAA
- the LOC141639417 gene encoding cyclin-T1-3-like yields MASLASGESAEAGSHRMSQERSEDGGRWYFSRKEIEEHSPSRSDGIDLKKEAYLRKSYCTFLQDLGMRLKVPQVTIATAIIFCHRFFLRQSHAKNDRRTVATACMFLGGKVEETPRPLKDVIIVSYEIIHKKDPAAAQKIKQKEVYEQQKELILVGERLVLATLGFDLNVQHPYKPLVEAIKKFKVAQNALAQVAWNFVNDGLRTSLCLQFMSHHIAAGAIFLAAKFLKVKLPSDGDKVWWQEFDVTPRQLEEVSNQMLELYEQNKALPSHGSEAEGSVAGGAANRAASKTVTENHLPNGNSSQGGATADQLPDYSDKLEGPPRSSQSKSNDCGSSDHKFHEDPKDREPLVHQESLEEIQNVGGNRIKDGEQAKDKFHTNIESKEAAPTQSPFETIEKIDTNKLKELREKRKKSRGDVIRKKDSMDEFDPILKELEEGVELAAAESKQEKRHVGLKGQRLHGLESGNAEEGEVSTLDNPSWDNHSPESNDHKRKAGSPEDIPTNSKRWRDSVSGELSEENGMIDRVGYLDRDKKRHQ; encoded by the exons ATGGCTAGTTTGGCATCTGGAGAATCTGCTGAAGCAGGGTCTCACAGAATGTCTCAAGAAAGATCCGAGGATGGTGGCCGATGGTACTTTTCTAGGAAAGAAATTGAAGAACATTCGCCATCTAGGTCCGATGGTATTGATTTGAAGAAAGAAGCTTACCTGCGCAAGTCATATTGCACATTTCTGCAGGATTTGGGGATGAGACTTAAAGT ACCTCAGGTCACAATTGCAACTGCAATTATTTTCTGTCACCGGTTTTTTCTGCGCCAATCTCATGCTAAGAATGACAGAAGG ACCGTCGCCACAGCTTGTATGTTTCTTGGAGGGAAAGTCGAAGAGACTCCACGGCCGTTGAAAGATGTTATCATTGTTTCATATGAGATCATTCATAAAAAGGATCCTGCTGCAGCCCAGAAGATTAAGCAAAAG GAGGTGTATGAACAGCAAAAAGAGCTAATTTTAGTCGGAGAAAGGCTTGTGCTTGCAACTCTTGGTTTTGATCTTAATGTGCAACATCCATATAAACCACTAGTTGAGGCGATTAAGAAATTCAAGGTTGCACAGAATGCTCTGGCACAGGTTGCGTGGAATTTTGTCAATGATGG GCTGCGGACATCTCTTTGCTTGCAGTTTATGTCTCATCACATAGCAGCAGGTGCCATTTTTCTTGCGGCCAAGTTCCTTAAAGTGAAACTTCCATCTGATGGCGACAAGGTTTGGTGGCAAGAGTTCGATGTCACCCCACGTCAACTGGAGG AGGTCAGCAATCAAATGTTGGAACTGTATGAACAAAATAAAGCACTGCCTAGCCATGGTAGTGAAGCTGAGGGTAGTGTGGCAGGAGGGGCAGCTAACCGGGCAGCGTCAAAGACTGTAACGGAAAATCACCTACCTAATGGTAACTCATCTCAAGGTGGAGCTACTGCCGATCAATTGCCCGATTATTCAGACAAACTTGAAGGACCTCCTAGGAGCTCTCAGAGTAAGAGTAATGACTGTGGCAGCTCAGACCACAAATTCCACGAGGACCCAAAAGACCGCGAGCCACTTGTTCATCAGGAGAGTTTGGAGGAGATCCAAAATGTTGGAGGAAATAGAATAAAAGACGGGGAACAGGCTAAAGACAAATTCCATACTAATATAGAATCCAAAGAGGCTGCGCCAACCCAGTCGCCATTTGAAACGATTGAGAAGATAGATACAAACAAGTTGAAAGAATTACGTGAAAAGAGAAAGAAATCTCGAGGTGATGTGATTCGTAAGAAAGACTCAATGGATGAGTTTGATCCTATTCTAAAGGAGCTGGAAGAGGGTGTTGAGTTGGCAGCTGCTGAGAGTAAGCAAGAAAAGCGCCATGTAGGCTTGAAAGGTCAGCGATTGCACGGTCTTGAGTCGGGGAATGCAGAAGAAGGTGAGGTGTCCACATTGGATAACCCCAGCTGGGATAATCATTCACCCGAGTCAAACGACCATAAGAGAAAGGCTGGGAGTCCGGAAGATATACCAACCAATTCAAAAAGATGGCGTGATAGTGTGTCCGGGGAGTTATCTGAAGAGAACGGTATGATTGACCGTGTTGGTTATCTTGACCGGGATAAAAAGCGACATCAATGA